AAGATAGAAAATATGAAGCCCTTATTAGAATTGAAATGGATAATAAAATTATTACTCCTTTTATGTTTATGGATTTGCTTAAAGAGGCAAGGCTTTATAATAAATTTTCACAGATAATAATTGAAAAAGTGTTTGATGATGTAAAAAATAATAAAATTAAAAATGTTTCGATTAATCTTTCCTTTATTGATATTATAGATGAAGATACAAGAAATTTTATTTTTGATTTAATCGATAAGTGTAAAAAAAATAATGAAATAACATTTGAAATACTTGAGAGTGAAAGTATTGAAAATTTTGAAGTGGTAAAAAGTTTTATAGAAAAAGTAAAAAACAGGGGGATCAAAATAGCAATTGATGATTTTGGAAGTGGATATTCCAATTATATAAGAGTATTGGAACTGCAGCCCGATTTTATTAAAATCGACGGAAGTCTTATTAAAAATATACATGATAAAAAATATTTTGAAATAATAAGATTAATTGTCGAATTTGCAAAAAAATTTAATATATATACGGTTGCCGAATTTGTAGAAAATGAAGAAATTTATAATAAATTAAAAAATTTGGGAATTGATTATTTCCAAGGATTCTATTTTTGTAAACCTGAGCCGCTTGAGAAAATAAAGAAATAGTTTGATAAAATTTCATTTAAAAAAAGGAAAATATGAAACTTGAAACCAAAATAGCAAAATTTACGAAACCACTTTATCTTGAGAGCGGTAGAATACTTGAGCCATGGCAAATTATATATGAAACATACGGCGAACTTAATGAAAACAGAGATAATGTGATTTTAATAACCCATGCACTTTCCGGCTCTCATCATGCCGCAGGAATGTATGAAGGGGACAGAAAGCCAGGATGGTGGGATGGTTTGATAGGAGATGGGAAAGCAATTGACACTACAAAATATTTTGTAATAGCCACAAATGTGATAGGCAGCTGTTTCGGGTCAACAGGTCCTATCAGCCCGGTTTATCCGGGAAGTAGTGAAAGATACAGACTTAAATTTCCTGTAATTACAATTAAAGATATGGTTAAAGCGCAGAAAATATTACTCGATTCTCTTGGAATCAAACATTTAAAATCTGTTATAGGCGGTAGTATGGGGGGAATGCAGGCTCTTAGATTTGCGGTAGATTATCCAGGATTTATTGAAAAAATATTCCCTATAGCAACGACGTATCAAACAAGACCTTATGTTATAGCAATTAATAAAGCAATGATAGAGGCTGTTAGAAGTGACTGTGAATTCAAAAATGGAAATTATGACCCAAAAGAGATTAGAAAAAGAGGGTTAAAAGGTTTGGCAGCCGCAAGAATGATAGGATATTTAAATTATATTTCACCTGTAACATTCGATAAGAAATTCGGCAGGGATTATGTTAAAACAGACGGAATGTTCGAACTTTTCGGTAGATTTCAGGTTGAAAGTTATTTAGAATATAACGGAAGTAATTTTCCTAAATGGTTTG
This genomic stretch from Lebetimonas natsushimae harbors:
- the metX gene encoding homoserine O-acetyltransferase MetX, with amino-acid sequence MKLETKIAKFTKPLYLESGRILEPWQIIYETYGELNENRDNVILITHALSGSHHAAGMYEGDRKPGWWDGLIGDGKAIDTTKYFVIATNVIGSCFGSTGPISPVYPGSSERYRLKFPVITIKDMVKAQKILLDSLGIKHLKSVIGGSMGGMQALRFAVDYPGFIEKIFPIATTYQTRPYVIAINKAMIEAVRSDCEFKNGNYDPKEIRKRGLKGLAAARMIGYLNYISPVTFDKKFGRDYVKTDGMFELFGRFQVESYLEYNGSNFPKWFDPLSYIYLLKAISLFDISRGFTSLKEAFSQIKDKLVLISFSGDTLFFPEEMREIKKYMDEVNGKSEYYEIKSDYGHDSFLVEIDKFEDIIKNELNN